The following proteins come from a genomic window of Portunus trituberculatus isolate SZX2019 chromosome 35, ASM1759143v1, whole genome shotgun sequence:
- the LOC123513252 gene encoding uncharacterized protein LOC123513252 yields the protein MFLARSEYTDCYKNDQNRRKREAFYHSGSVGPFGTLGSGTQSAGPAFIGGSGQFLEDGSPSSRVDDNNRNFPGVIGPGVALVGLTSNAFSTLDTVPGQVGAGVISLPPQQGPAFTGQGGIISVPSRQGPAFIGSQGGVIPLPSQQGPAFIGGQGGSFVGGQVFGQASAPGAIFQQGGAQAGGIQAAGFGFSSRVIQQEATPTVTRTFTVDAFETLTDLVLHSVAVTRTQFSIVTVTRATTVIVATPVNHGLALTTSVVVSPAYVTVTDTKSDFRVVVRTSVSHVTLTHTSYDITHVPFTLTSTEIVTMTSPVVRTVISTSVEAVTNYHTATNAVYVHGGYH from the exons ATGTTTCTAGCAAGATCTGAGTATACCGATTGTTACAAAAATGACCAAAATCGTCGTAAAAGG GAAGCCTTTTACCATTCGGGATCTGTTGGACCATTTGGTACGCTTGGCAGTGGAACTCAGTCTGCTGGCCCTGCCTTCATTGGTGGGTCTGGCCAATTCCTTGAAGATGGTTCCCCTTCATCTAGAGTAGATGATAATAACAGGAACTTCCCCGGCGTGATTGGTCCTGGAGTGGCTCTGGTCGGTTTGACTTCTAACGCGTTCTCTACATTGGATACCGTGCCTGGGCAGGTCGGTGCAGGCGTGATCTCCCTGCCGCCTCAGCAAGGCCCAGCTTTCACTGGGCAAGGTGGGATCATATCAGTCCCATCTCGACAAGGTCCAGCGTTCATCGGCAGTCAAGGAGGCGTCATCCCTCTGCCGTCACAGCAAGGGCCAGCATTCATCGGCGGACAAGGCGGCTCCTTCGTTGGCGGACAGGTGTTTGGTCAAGCCAGTGCGCCCGGCGCTATTTTCCAGCAAGGTGGTGCTCAGGCGGGCGGCATTCAGGCAGCTGGGTTCGGGTTTTCATCTCGCGTCATTCAGCAAGAAGCAACGCCCACGGTTACCAGAACTTTTACCGTTGACGCCTTCGAGACTCTAACTGACCTGGTCTTGCACAGCGTGGCAGTCACCAGGACGCAGTTCTCTATCGTCACTGTGACCAGAGCGACTACAGTC ATTGTGGCTACGCCCGTGAACCACGGCCTCGCGCTTACCACGTCTGTCGTGGTTAGTCCTGCTTATGTCACCGTCACGGATACTAAGTCTGACTTCAGGGTTGTTGTGAGGACGTCAGTGAGCCATGTCACCTTAACCCACACTTCTTATGACATTACGCACGTCCCCTTCACGCTCACCTCTACAGAAAT CGTGACGATGACCTCTCCAGTCGTCAGAACGGTTATCAGCACGTCCGTGGAGGCCGTCACGAACTACCACACTGCAACAAACGCTGTGTATGTCCATGGAGGTTACCATTAA
- the LOC123513315 gene encoding uncharacterized protein LOC123513315 isoform X1: MAWCKVAWILAFFGCLSTSLSQVQIPYSSRRFRTFQAPIQAQGLIFGQPGIILGQQNAQPRQNVFGQVRGGESVVFVAEDSSDANSDSFNTLGNGPVPSSGMSSQPGRTFLDIFGDDAGRPGGVFPGTSVPFNIPRNQLGDLIGGGRFTGSLLSAPRVFRPQFVNNLSPGSTFQFEGDRNPASQPLNPSFAGSSRVIQARPDVMLTHTVTVDRFITTTDVVFVNEPRTATLFSFVTQTSVTTVVVPTSVARSLVVTTSLVTRVPVTVTVTSVKSEFQFVTRTEIQYVTLTHTSRAFTHETLTTTVTRVQTVPTTLIRTSINTITTTFTASRVTTSTAFTGGYY, translated from the exons ATGGCTTGGTGCAAGGTGGCGTGGATTTTGGCGTTTTTCGGATGCCTTAGTACTTCGCTTAGCCAAGTTCAG ATTCCATACAGCTCAAGGAGGTTCCGTACATTTCAAGCACCTATTCAAGCACAGGGTCTTATCTTTGGACAGCCTGGAATTATTTTAGGACAACAGAATGCACAGCCTCGGCAAAATGTATTTGGGCAAGtgcgtggtggtgagagtgttgTCTTTGTGGCAGAGGACTCCAGTGATGCAAACAGCGATTCATTTAACACCTTGGGTAATGGTCCAGTACCTTCTAGCGGAATGAGTTCCCAACCTGGCCGAACATTCCTGGACATATTTGGGGACGATGCAGGCAGACCAGGTGGAGTGTTTCCCGGCACTTCTGTCCCTTTTAACATTCCCCGTAACCAATTAGGTGACCTTATTGGGGGTGGAAGATTCACTGGCTCTCTCCTTTCTGCACCCAGGGTCTTTCGGCCTCAGTTTGTGAATAATTTATCTCCTGGATCTACTTTTCAATTCGAGGGTGACCGTAATCCTGCTTCTCAACCCTTGAACCCAAGTTTTGCTGGATCATCGAGGGTTATTCAAGCCCGCCCTGACGTGATGCTGACTCACACGGTAACTGTAGACAGGTTCATCACTACAACAGACGTCGTGTTTGTGAATGAACCCCGCACGGCTActttgttcagttttgttaCCCAGACTTCTGTTACAACTGTG GTGGTTCCAACCTCCGTTGCTCGTAGTCTGGTGGTTACCACATCTTTAGTAACTCGGGTTCCTGTCACAGTCACTGTGACCAGCGTTAAGTCGGAGTTCCAGTTCGTCACTCGCACGGAGATACAATACGTCACGCTAACCCACACGTCCCGTGCCTTTACCCACGAAACCCTCACCACTACAGTAACCAGGGT GCAGACGGTGCCTACTACACTGATCCGTACCagtatcaacaccatcaccaccaccttcacggCATCCCGCGTTACCACCTCCACAGCCTTCACCGGAGGCTATTATTGA
- the LOC123513318 gene encoding uncharacterized protein LOC123513318 — protein MLCTGTTIFLAFLASATCQVYDTHQPIVEPAIVTQTVTGTTTVTQTIRIPVTSDVWVSSVTYHPVPATHLVTEYSYIPIDSTTVTSVIVVTSTPVSVVTQTSQVNPVRTAVSVFTSFLTDTETRRLYHTITHTAYYHELKTVPVHSVQTLVQRVTTTSHRYTTVTVTSTTLGYH, from the exons ATGCTCTGCACGGGTACTACAATCTTCCTGGCTTTTCTGGCTAGC GCCACCTGTCAGGTGTACGATACTCACCAGCCGATCGTAGAGCCTGCTATCGTCACTCAAACCGTTACG GGCACAACAACCGTCACTCAAACCATTCGCATCCCCGTGACTTCAGATGTCTGGGTCAGCTCGGTCACCTACCATCCTGTTCCAGCGACGCATCTCGTTACCGAATATTCGTACATTCCCATCGAttccaccactgtcaccagcgTTATTGTTGTAACCTCAACTCCG GTGTCGGTGGTGACCCAGACCAGTCAGGTGAATCCAGTGCGGACAGCGGTGTCAGTGTTCACATCCTTCCTAACTGATACGGAGACGCGTCGATTGTACCACACCATCACGCACACTGCCTATTACCATGAG CTGAAGACCGTTCCAGTACATTCTGTCCAGACATTGGTTCAACGGGTCACCACCACGAGTCATCGTTATaccacagtcacagtcacatcCACCACTCTTGGATATCATTGA
- the LOC123513311 gene encoding uncharacterized protein LOC123513311 encodes MVSMQATLGLVVLHVVTAQVVSQYNPISQGNLFGLPVGGGSDSVFTSGSNQVGSLPSSGQFGVNFIPGGLNNDNSFSGVSRDVSFGAGGQVLQGLNTLPSFASVPQPGQGVSSQGPIFVGGPAVLPAPSPAPVFTGQGGAIPLPSQQGPVFIGDQGGVIPLPSQQGSTFVGGQGGSFVGGQVFGQAGLSGVSFQQGGGQAGGVQAAGFGFPSRVIQQEATPTVTRTVTVDAFETLTNLVLHSVAVTRTQFSIVTATRGTTVVVATPVNHGLALTTSIVVRPVYVTVTDTKTDFRVDLRTSVNYVTLTHTSYDITHVPFTLTSTETVTVTSPVVKTVITTSVEAVTNYHTATTTARVHGGYY; translated from the exons ATGGTGTCCATGCAGGCTACTTTGGGGCTTGTGGTGTTGCATGTCGTTACGGCGCAAGTT GTCTCCCAATATAATCCCATCTCCCAAGGTAACCTCTTTGGCCTACCGGTGGGAGGTGGCAGTGACTCTGTATTCACTTCCGGTTCGAATCAAGTTGGCTCTTTGCCATCCTCTGGTCAGTTCGGTGTGAACTTCATTCCTGGTGGCCTGAATAACGACAATAGTTTCTCCGGTGTATCCCGTGATGTGTCTTTTGGTGCTGGCGGTCAAGTTCTTCAGGGACTAAACacgcttccttccttcgctaGCGTACCTCAACCCGGACAAGGTGTTTCATCTCAAGGTCCAATTTTCGTGGGCGGTCCAGCTGTCCTCCCTGCTCCTTCTCCAGCTCCAGTGTTCACCGGTCAAGGAGGCGCCATTCCTCTACCGTCACAGCAAGGGCCAGTCTTTATCGGCGATCAAGGAGGCGTCATCCCTCTGCCGTCACAACAAGGGTCAACGTTCGTCGGCGGTCAGGGCGGCTCTTTCGTTGGCGGACAGGTGTTTGGTCAAGCTGGTCTATCCGGTGTCAGTTTCCAGCAAGGTGGTGGTCAGGCGGGCGGCGTTCAAGCAGCTGGGTTCGGGTTTCCATCTCGCGTCATTCAGCAAGAAGCAACGCCCACGGTCACAAGAACTGTTACCGTTGACGCTTTTGAGACCCTGACTAACCTAGTCCTGCACAGCGTGGCAGTCACCAGGACGCAGTTCTCTATCGTCACTGCGACCAGAGGAACTACAGTC GTTGTGGCCACGCCCGTGAACCACGGCCTCGCCCTTACCACCTCTATCGTTGTTCGTCCAGTTTATGTCACCGTCACAGATACTAAGACAGATTTCAGGGTTGATCTGAGAACGTCAGTGAACTATGTCACCTTAACCCACACTTCTTATGACATTACGCACGTCCCCTTCACTCTCACTTCTACAGAAAC CGTGACGGTGACCTCTCCAGTCGTCAAAACGGTAATCACCACATCTGTGGAAGCTGTCACGAACTACCACACTGCAACTACAACCGCCCGTGTCCATGGAGGTTACTACTAA
- the LOC123513244 gene encoding uncharacterized protein PB18E9.04c-like, with the protein MGLELRIQLCSSKMAFSVVRVVILLGVFLGDCALSQELKYETHPPYVQPAVQTLTSTTTVTVTHTVRQIVTSGVSDEVITTYTPVVTSLVTEYTFTGIGEGADTAVVTSTSTPVVVVTSTRVTSPVRTFVSIFSTFATVTVTVDLVFSVTSEATRHTTQISPVYETRVLQHVVGTTTTLYSTFTTTLTTHERGYHN; encoded by the exons ATGGGTCTCGAACTTCGTATACAACTGTGTTCAAGCAAG ATGGCTTTTTCTGTCGTGCGCGTCGTGATCCTCCTGGGAGTGTTTCTTGGG GATTGTGCACTCTCTCAAGAACTAAAGTATGAGACTCATCCTCCGTACGTCCAACCAGCCGTTCAGACTCTGACTTCTACCACGACT GTGACAGTCACTCACACTGTTCGTCAAATAGTGACCTCTGGTGTGTCTGACGAAGTAATAACTACATATACTCCTGTGGTGACCTCCCTCGTCACGGAATACACCTTTACTGGAATCGGTGAAGGAGCGGATACAGCGGTTGTCACTAGTACAAGCACACCG GTCGTCGTGGTAACGAGCACCCGGGTCACCAGTCCAGTAAGAACTTTCGTGTCGATTTTTTCCACCTTCGCAACAGTTACTGTGACGGTTGACTTAGTGTTCTCGGTCACTAGTGAGGCGACACGGCATACG ACCCAGATAAGCCCCGTCTACGAGACCCGCGTGTTGCAGCATGTGGTGGGGACAACGACAACCCTTTACTCCACCTTCACTACAACATTAACTACTCATGAACGCGGCTACCATAATTAG
- the LOC123513312 gene encoding uncharacterized protein LOC123513312 has product MVSMQIALGLVVLHVVTAQVGSQYNPISQGNLFGLPVGGGSDSVFTSGSNQVGSLPTSGQFGVNFISGGLNNDNSFSGVTRDVSIGAGGQVLKGLNTLPSFASVPQPGQGVSSQGPIFVGGPAPVFTGQGGAIPLPSQQGPVFIGDQGGVIPLPSQQGPTFVGGQGGSFVGGQVFGQAGLSGVSFQQGGGQAGGVQAAGFGFPSRVIQQEATPTVTRTVTVDAFETLTDLVLHSVAVTRTQFSIVTATRGTTVVVATPVNHGLALTTSIVVRPVYVTVTDTKTDFRVDLRTSVNYVTLTHTSYDITHVPFTLTSTETVTVTSPVVRTVIRTSVEAVTNYHTATTTAHVHGGYY; this is encoded by the exons ATGGTGTCCATGCAGATTGCTTTGGGGCTTGTGGTGTTGCATGTCGTTACGGCGCAAGTT GGCTCCCAATATAATCCCATCTCCCAAGGTAACCTCTTTGGCCTACCGGTGGGAGGTGGCAGTGACTCTGTATTCACTTCCGGTTCGAATCAAGTTGGCTCTTTGCCAACCTCTGGTCAGTTCGGTGTGAACTTCATTTCTGGTGGCCTGAATAACGACAATAGTTTCTCCGGTGTAACCCGTGATGTGTCTATTGGTGCTGGCGGTCAAGTTCTTAAGGGACTAaacacacttccttccttcgctagCGTACCTCAACCCGGACAAGGTGTTTCATCTCAAGGTCCAATTTTCGTGGGCGGTCCAGCTCCAGTGTTCACCGGTCAAGGAGGCGCCATTCCTCTACCGTCACAGCAAGGGCCAGTCTTTATCGGCGATCAAGGAGGCGTCATCCCTCTGCCGTCACAACAAGGGCCAACGTTCGTCGGCGGTCAGGGCGGCTCTTTCGTTGGCGGACAGGTGTTTGGTCAAGCTGGTCTATCCGGTGTCAGTTTCCAGCAAGGTGGTGGTCAGGCGGGCGGCGTTCAAGCAGCTGGGTTCGGGTTTCCATCTCGCGTCATTCAGCAAGAAGCAACGCCCACGGTCACAAGAACTGTAACCGTTGACGCTTTTGAGACCCTGACTGACCTTGTCCTGCACAGCGTGGCAGTCACCAGGACGCAGTTCTCTATCGTCACTGCGACCAGAGGAACTACAGTC GTTGTGGCCACGCCCGTGAACCACGGCCTCGCCCTTACCACCTCTATCGTTGTTCGTCCAGTTTATGTCACCGTCACAGATACTAAGACAGATTTCAGGGTTGATCTGAGAACGTCAGTGAACTATGTCACCTTAACCCACACTTCTTATGACATTACGCACGTCCCCTTCACTCTCACCTCTACAGAAAC CGTGACGGTGACCTCTCCAGTTGTCAGAACGGTAATCCGCACATCTGTGGAAGCTGTCACGAACTACCACACTGCAACTACAACCGCCCATGTCCATGGAGGTTACTACTAA
- the LOC123513317 gene encoding uncharacterized protein LOC123513317 yields MFCTGTTLFLALLASATCQVYDTHQPFVQPEVVPQTVTVTTTVTQTIRVPVTSDVWVSSVTYHPVPATHLVTEYSYIPIDSTTVTSVIVVTSTPVSVVTQTSQVNPVRTAVSLFTSFLTDTETRRLYHTITHTAYYHELKTVPVHSVQTLVQRVTTTSHRYTTVTVTSTTFGYH; encoded by the exons ATGTTTTGCACTGGTACTACACTCTTCCTGGCACTTCTGGCTAGC GCCACCTGCCAGGTGTACGATACTCACCAGCCGTTCGTACAGCCTGAGGTCGTCCCTCAAACTGTTACG GTCACGACAACCGTCACTCAAACCATTCGCGTTCCCGTGACTTCAGATGTCTGGGTCAGCTCGGTCACCTACCATCCTGTTCCAGCGACGCATCTCGTTACCGAATATTCGTACATTCCCATCGAttccaccactgtcaccagcgTTATTGTTGTAACCTCTACTCCG GTGTCGGTGGTAACCCAGACCAGTCAGGTGAATCCGGTGCGGACAGCGGTGTCATTGTTCACATCGTTCCTAACTGACACGGAGACGCGTCGATTGTACCACACCATCACGCACACTGCCTATTACCATGAG CTGAAGACCGTTCCAGTACATTCTGTCCAGACTCTAGTTCAACGGGTCACCACCACGAGTCATCGTTATACCACAGTCACCGTCACATCCACCACCTTTGGATATcattga
- the LOC123513315 gene encoding uncharacterized protein LOC123513315 isoform X2, which produces MAWCKVAWILAFFGCLSTSLSQVQIPYSSRRFRTFQAPIQAQGLIFGQPGIILGQQNAQPRQNVFGQVRGGESVVFVAEDSSDANSDSFNTLGNGPVPSSGMSSQPGRTFLDIFGDDAGRPGGVFPGTSVPFNIPRNQLGDLIGGGRFTGSLLSAPRVFRPQFVNNLSPGSTFQFEGDRNPASQPLNPSFAGSSRVIQARPDVMLTHTVTVDRFITTTDVVFVNEPRTATLFSFVTQTSVTTVVVPTSVARSLVVTTSLVTRVPVTVTVTSVKSEFQFVTRTEIQYVTLTHTSRAFTHETLTTTVTRV; this is translated from the exons ATGGCTTGGTGCAAGGTGGCGTGGATTTTGGCGTTTTTCGGATGCCTTAGTACTTCGCTTAGCCAAGTTCAG ATTCCATACAGCTCAAGGAGGTTCCGTACATTTCAAGCACCTATTCAAGCACAGGGTCTTATCTTTGGACAGCCTGGAATTATTTTAGGACAACAGAATGCACAGCCTCGGCAAAATGTATTTGGGCAAGtgcgtggtggtgagagtgttgTCTTTGTGGCAGAGGACTCCAGTGATGCAAACAGCGATTCATTTAACACCTTGGGTAATGGTCCAGTACCTTCTAGCGGAATGAGTTCCCAACCTGGCCGAACATTCCTGGACATATTTGGGGACGATGCAGGCAGACCAGGTGGAGTGTTTCCCGGCACTTCTGTCCCTTTTAACATTCCCCGTAACCAATTAGGTGACCTTATTGGGGGTGGAAGATTCACTGGCTCTCTCCTTTCTGCACCCAGGGTCTTTCGGCCTCAGTTTGTGAATAATTTATCTCCTGGATCTACTTTTCAATTCGAGGGTGACCGTAATCCTGCTTCTCAACCCTTGAACCCAAGTTTTGCTGGATCATCGAGGGTTATTCAAGCCCGCCCTGACGTGATGCTGACTCACACGGTAACTGTAGACAGGTTCATCACTACAACAGACGTCGTGTTTGTGAATGAACCCCGCACGGCTActttgttcagttttgttaCCCAGACTTCTGTTACAACTGTG GTGGTTCCAACCTCCGTTGCTCGTAGTCTGGTGGTTACCACATCTTTAGTAACTCGGGTTCCTGTCACAGTCACTGTGACCAGCGTTAAGTCGGAGTTCCAGTTCGTCACTCGCACGGAGATACAATACGTCACGCTAACCCACACGTCCCGTGCCTTTACCCACGAAACCCTCACCACTACAGTAACCAGGGTGTAA
- the LOC123513316 gene encoding uncharacterized protein LOC123513316: MICTGTAFFLALLASATCQVYDTHQPFVQPAVVTQTVTVTTTVTQTIRVPVTSDVWVSSVTYHPVPATHLVTEYSYIPIDSTTVTSVIVVTSTPVSVVTQTSQVNPVRTAVSVFTSFLTDTETRRLYHTITHTAYYHELKTVPVHSVQTLVQRVTTTSHRYTTVTVTSTTFGYH, encoded by the exons ATGATCTGTACGGGTACTGCATTCTTCCTGGCACTTCTGGCTAGC GCCACCTGCCAGGTGTACGATACTCACCAGCCGTTCGTACAGCCTGCTGTCGTCACTCAAACCGTTACG GTCACGACAACCGTCACTCAAACCATTCGCGTTCCCGTGACTTCAGATGTCTGGGTCAGCTCGGTCACCTACCATCCTGTTCCAGCGACGCATCTCGTTACCGAATATTCGTACATTCCCATCGAttccaccactgtcaccagcgTTATTGTTGTAACCTCTACTCCG GTGTCGGTGGTGACCCAGACCAGTCAGGTGAATCCGGTGCGCACAGCGGTGTCGGTATTCACATCCTTCCTAACTGACACGGAGACGCGTCGATTGTACCACACCATCACGCACACTGCCTATTACCATGAG TTGAAGACCGTTCCAGTACATTCTGTCCAGACTCTGGTTCAACGGGTCACCACCACGAGTCATCGTTATACCACAGTCACCGTCACATCCACCACCTTTGGATATCATTGA